From the Pirellulales bacterium genome, the window CGTGATAGGCAGCGTATGATCGCTGCGCTAGAAAGGGACGTGAACGCCCCGGCTGAATAACGGCGACAACGACGATGGTGACATCCAAGGCGTGGGCGACGTCGGCATCCACCATCGACAACGCCGGTTCTTCGGGCGATGCTGTTGCAGGGGTCGCAATGTCCATTCGCGTGTCAATTGCCAGAGGTTCGTTCACGACCCTTTTCTTCGCAATAATAGCCCCGGCATTTATGCGGGGTAAACTGGCACCGGATTCCTTCGAAGGCCCGTTCACGGGCCTTCTCGCCGGTTGGCTTGAGCCACTATCAGGAACCAAATTATGTCGCGCAATTACTACAGCGAAATCAACCTGCACATTGTTTGGCATACCAAGAACAGTTTGCCATTGCTGACGCCGGAAGTGGAACCGCTCGCCCACCGGTTTGCGAAGAAACGCATTGCGGACGTCCCCCGTGCTTTCTACCACGAGGTTGGCTGCATCGAAACGCATGAGCATGTCGTGGTTACGATACCGCCAACGCTGCTGATCAGCGAATTCATTGGCCAGTTGAAGGGTGGTACGACGCATGACGTAAACGAGGCGTGCGGCCTACGCAGCAAGGTG encodes:
- a CDS encoding transposase; the protein is MSRNYYSEINLHIVWHTKNSLPLLTPEVEPLAHRFAKKRIADVPRAFYHEVGCIETHEHVVVTIPPTLLISEFIGQLKGGTTHDVNEACGLRSKVLQWQSGYGVVSFGTRDLPWVIEYVRNQREHHARGTADERLERITHEEPG